The sequence CGAGCATGAAGTGCTGGTGCACCATGCCGATGCCGCGCTCGATGGCGTCGCCCGGGTTGGAGAGCGAGACCAGCTCGCCGTCGATCGCGATGGTGCCCTCGTCCGGCTTCTGCATGCCGTAGAGGATCTTCATCAGGGTGGACTTGCCGGCGCCGTTCTCACCGACGAGCGCGTGGACCGTGCCCTTGCCGATGGTGATGTCGATGTCGTGGTTGGCGACGACGCCGGGGAAGCGCTTGGTGATGCCGTGCAGTTCTACGGCAGGGGGACTGCTGGACGCGTTGATGACGCACTCTCCTTGGCCGGACAGGAGCGGGGGCGGAGGGGCTCGGGGGGCTCGGGGGCCCTGAGGGGCGGGGTGAAGTTATCGCGCCGGAGGGCTGTCTACACGCGTAGCGCTGCCGAATCGTGAAACACGGGATGCACGTCACGCCCCGGACGCGGGTCCGGGCCGGGTGGGAGAGCACTGCGAGAGGCGGAACTTCTTCGGTGGTACGGCGATGGACGGGCTGCGGGCCCGGGACCACAGGCTGCGGACCGCGGACTGCGGACCGCACGTCTGCGGAATGCGGTCGCGGCTGCGGGCCGCGGGTGCCGCGGGCTTCGGCGAAGCCCCGTGCCGCCGGCGACGGGCCGGCCCGCGGCCCTGCCCTGCGCCGGCGGCGAAAACCACGCGGCGTACGGACAGGGCCTCGGAAACCCGCCGGTCCGACGGCCCGGGGCCGCTGGGGGCCCGACGGTCCCGGAGGACCGCCAGCTCGGGGCCTTACGGAGCGGTCTTGACGGTGATCTTGCCGTCGATGATCTCCTGCTTGGCCTGGTCCACGGCGGCGATGACGTCCTTCATGTCGGTGAAGGCCGGGTTGGACATCGACAGGCCGACGCCGTCCTTGTCCAGGCCGTAGCGGATCTCACCGGACTGCGGATCGCCGTCCTGGACCGACTTGATCAGGTTGAACACGGCGTCCTCGACGTCCTTGGTGACCGACGTCAGGATGGACTCCTTGTAGGGCGCGAGGCCCTTCTGCTGGTACTGGTCGGAGTCGACGCCGATGTTCCACTTGCCCGCCTTGGAGACGGCCTCGATGGCACCGGAGCCGGCCAGACCGGCGGCCGAGTAGATCACGTCGGCCTTCTTGTCGAGCTGGCCCTGGGCCGCGGCCTTGCCGAGGTCGGGCTTGGAGAAGCCACCGAAGTCCGGCGGCTGCGTCAGGTACTGGGGAAGCACGTTGACCGAGGCGTCGGTGTCCTTGACACCCTGGACGAAGCCCGCCTCGAACTTCTTGATCAGCGGGGTCTCGACACCGCCGATGAAGCCGACCGTCTTCGACTCGGTGACCTTGGCGGCGGCGACGCCGGCGAGGTAGGAGCCCTGCTCCTCGTTGAAGACGATGTTGGCGATGTTCTCGCCGGTCACGGAGGCGTCGTCGATGATGCCGAAGGTGGTCTTCGGGAACTTCGGCGCGACCTTCTTGATGGCGGGCGCGTAGGCGAAGCCGACGCCGATCACCGGGTTGTTGCCGGAGCGGGCCAGCTCGGTGAGGCGCTGGACCTTGTCCGCGTCTCCCTCGCCGTCGGAGGGCTCGGCCTCGCTGCCCTGGATGTCGAGGTCCTTCTCCGCCTTGGCGAGGCCGGCGTAGGCGGCGTCGTTGAACGACTGGTCGCCGCGGCCGCCGATGTCGTACGCGATGGCGGCCTTGTCGCCGTCGGAGCCGGAACCGGCGTCCGACGAGTTTCCGCCACACGCGGTGACGCTGAGAGCGAGTGCCGCGGACGCGACGCCCACGGTGGTGATCCTGGTGATCCGGCGCAAGGGGAGGCTCCTTCAAACCTGACCGAAGCGCCTCTTCCGGCGCTGGTTTCGCCGCGATCGTAACGCGCGTAGATGTCAGAT is a genomic window of Streptomyces sp. YPW6 containing:
- a CDS encoding BMP family ABC transporter substrate-binding protein, with the translated sequence MRRITRITTVGVASAALALSVTACGGNSSDAGSGSDGDKAAIAYDIGGRGDQSFNDAAYAGLAKAEKDLDIQGSEAEPSDGEGDADKVQRLTELARSGNNPVIGVGFAYAPAIKKVAPKFPKTTFGIIDDASVTGENIANIVFNEEQGSYLAGVAAAKVTESKTVGFIGGVETPLIKKFEAGFVQGVKDTDASVNVLPQYLTQPPDFGGFSKPDLGKAAAQGQLDKKADVIYSAAGLAGSGAIEAVSKAGKWNIGVDSDQYQQKGLAPYKESILTSVTKDVEDAVFNLIKSVQDGDPQSGEIRYGLDKDGVGLSMSNPAFTDMKDVIAAVDQAKQEIIDGKITVKTAP